A DNA window from Acidobacteriota bacterium contains the following coding sequences:
- a CDS encoding PEGA domain-containing protein — MQTTRQITVTMLAVAAMAAPIAAAPATAEVQRDRAVQRTQRAVPRPAARPPVRVARPPGRRVWVGAGFYGPYYYGYYDPFWRPFYGPYGYRAWRYPYYQYGGYGASSAVRLQVVPPETEVYVDGYYVGLVDSFDGFFQRLRLPPGDHEIELYLDGHESIQRTLYLAPGETYRVRHEMMPLAAGAPAPTRPEPPPPPPAAPSSTAGPPSTAPPAGPGVAVADPAGFGTLVVRVQPADATIVVDGERWMGHEAVGELMLDLGVGAHRLEVSRDGHHPYAVDVEIVPGEDTVVNVSLPRADSDGRES; from the coding sequence ATGCAGACAACTCGACAGATAACCGTCACCATGCTGGCGGTGGCCGCGATGGCCGCGCCTATCGCGGCGGCTCCGGCAACGGCCGAAGTCCAGCGTGACCGTGCGGTGCAGCGGACGCAACGCGCCGTGCCTCGGCCAGCCGCGCGTCCGCCCGTGCGCGTGGCCCGTCCGCCGGGGCGCCGTGTCTGGGTCGGCGCCGGTTTCTACGGGCCGTATTACTACGGCTACTACGATCCGTTCTGGCGTCCGTTCTACGGGCCGTACGGCTATCGCGCCTGGCGCTACCCGTACTACCAGTACGGCGGCTATGGCGCGAGCAGCGCCGTCCGGCTTCAGGTGGTTCCGCCGGAGACGGAGGTGTACGTCGACGGCTACTATGTCGGCCTCGTCGACAGCTTCGACGGCTTTTTTCAGCGGCTGCGGCTGCCACCGGGCGATCACGAGATCGAGCTCTACCTGGACGGACACGAGAGTATCCAGCGAACGCTATACCTGGCGCCAGGTGAGACCTATCGGGTGCGACACGAGATGATGCCGCTCGCGGCCGGCGCTCCGGCGCCGACGCGTCCGGAACCGCCGCCACCGCCGCCGGCCGCACCGTCTTCTACGGCCGGCCCGCCGTCCACGGCGCCGCCCGCCGGTCCCGGAGTCGCGGTTGCCGACCCGGCCGGGTTCGGCACCCTGGTCGTGCGCGTGCAGCCGGCCGACGCGACGATTGTCGTCGACGGAGAGCGGTGGATGGGGCACGAGGCGGTGGGTGAGCTGATGCTCGACCTGGGCGTCGGCGCGCACCGGCTCGAGGTGAGTCGCGACGGTCATCATCCCTACGCCGTCGACGTGGAGATCGTGCCGGGTGAGGACACGGTCGTCAACGTGAGCCTGCCGCGCGCCGATTCCGACGGGAGGGAGTCATGA
- a CDS encoding sulfatase-like hydrolase/transferase → MSKIIRGAAIALAVLTLAGCGDPTNASRDALSHPVAPPGPPNLVWIIAEADTVALETLAAEGARFTQAFAVTPNRGAGRSAILTGMPPAAFGAHGPGGKTAPPPTVRSVAERLRATGYFTTFASHDPETAALGDAFRPSPRDGAPPGADRVPLGSWDQVGAEAHWRHRDRRQPFFAVLDLTGTGMRTSDSDQRIAQILAELDADEAAGNTAVFAFTEPRPPARTVDRTLTAADLQITLAVRWPGHIPPGTVRDDPVTTVDFAPTLLSLGGAPIPDHLPGRVLLGDSEMDVAHPSSALADVRRTIRDWMVSADRAPSDETAAGQRPTAARPESYPRGGIFHVAPRVSITCPTEGAVIEYTTDSFEPFRWRLYTGPFRFVDWHLRFRCGRLGYHDSEVVKYDFDVEYNWWDY, encoded by the coding sequence ATGAGCAAGATAATTCGCGGCGCGGCCATCGCGCTGGCTGTCTTGACGCTGGCCGGCTGCGGCGATCCGACGAATGCCTCGCGCGATGCGCTCAGCCACCCCGTAGCCCCGCCCGGACCTCCGAACCTCGTCTGGATAATCGCCGAAGCTGACACGGTAGCTCTCGAGACGTTGGCGGCCGAGGGCGCCCGCTTCACGCAGGCCTTTGCCGTGACCCCGAACCGCGGCGCCGGACGCTCGGCGATCCTCACCGGGATGCCCCCCGCGGCATTCGGCGCGCACGGGCCGGGAGGAAAGACCGCGCCACCGCCAACTGTCCGCAGCGTAGCGGAGAGGCTCCGGGCAACAGGCTACTTCACGACGTTCGCCTCGCACGACCCGGAGACCGCCGCCTTGGGCGACGCGTTCCGGCCTTCACCTCGGGACGGTGCGCCTCCGGGAGCGGACCGCGTCCCGCTCGGCTCCTGGGATCAGGTGGGCGCCGAGGCGCACTGGCGTCACCGTGACCGCCGGCAACCCTTCTTCGCGGTGCTTGATCTGACCGGCACGGGCATGCGCACGAGTGACAGCGATCAGCGGATTGCGCAGATCCTGGCGGAACTCGACGCGGACGAAGCGGCCGGCAATACCGCGGTCTTCGCCTTCACGGAACCCCGTCCGCCCGCCCGGACCGTGGACCGGACGCTGACGGCGGCCGACCTGCAGATCACGCTCGCCGTCCGCTGGCCGGGCCACATCCCGCCCGGAACTGTCCGCGACGACCCGGTGACCACCGTCGACTTTGCGCCCACCCTGCTTTCCCTCGGCGGCGCGCCGATCCCGGACCATCTGCCGGGCCGCGTGCTCCTGGGCGACTCCGAGATGGACGTGGCGCACCCGTCCAGTGCGCTCGCCGACGTGCGCCGCACGATTCGCGACTGGATGGTGTCGGCGGACCGTGCGCCCTCCGACGAAACGGCGGCCGGCCAACGTCCGACCGCGGCGCGGCCCGAGTCGTATCCCCGCGGCGGCATCTTCCACGTCGCGCCGCGGGTCAGCATCACGTGCCCGACGGAAGGTGCGGTGATCGAGTACACGACGGACAGCTTCGAACCGTTTCGCTGGAGGCTGTACACCGGTCCGTTCCGGTTCGTCGACTGGCATCTCCGTTTCCGCTGCGGCCGTCTCGGCTATCACGACAGCGAGGTCGTCAAGTACGACTTCGACGTGGAATACAACTGGTGGGACTACTGA